The proteins below are encoded in one region of Streptomyces sp. NBC_00490:
- a CDS encoding DUF692 domain-containing protein, with protein MERLGTGIGWRPEIADAVERMPGIDWVEAVAENVCPGHLPESLLRLRERGVTVVPHGVSLGLGGADRPDEDRLTALAERATALGSPLVTEHIAFVRAGGPLTASPRLEAGHLLPVPRTRDALDVLCENVRIVQAALPVPLAVENIAALISWPGEEMTEGQFLYELADRTGVRLLIDVANLHTNHVNRGEDPAEALADLPLEAIAYVHVAGGFERDGVWHDSHAHPVPRPVLDILTDLASRVSPPGVLLERDENFPEPSELEGELTAIRGALEKGREQAGGSSEESGGESVTVAAGRATKTGPDTAADTPLDTAAAVSATAPARQRLALAQTALLSALVAGTPVPEGFDRVRVGVQARALAGKRADVVAKVAPELPVILGAGYRAAFLGYAHGHPMGAGYRRDALDFAGYLLDSGLPEDPHARAGLREWWLERSGTRPRSHRPTVRLARATRRVLLRR; from the coding sequence ATGGAGCGACTGGGTACGGGAATCGGATGGCGGCCGGAGATCGCGGACGCCGTGGAGCGCATGCCGGGGATCGACTGGGTCGAGGCCGTGGCGGAGAACGTCTGCCCCGGGCACCTCCCCGAATCGCTGCTGCGGCTGCGTGAGCGCGGGGTGACCGTCGTCCCGCACGGCGTCTCCCTCGGGCTCGGCGGCGCGGACCGGCCCGACGAGGACCGGCTGACGGCCCTCGCCGAGCGTGCCACGGCCCTTGGCTCACCGCTGGTCACCGAGCACATCGCGTTCGTCCGGGCGGGCGGACCCCTGACGGCCTCACCGCGCCTGGAGGCGGGCCACCTGCTGCCGGTGCCCCGCACCCGCGACGCGCTCGACGTGCTGTGCGAGAACGTCCGTATCGTTCAGGCAGCGCTGCCGGTGCCGCTCGCCGTCGAGAACATCGCCGCGCTGATCTCCTGGCCGGGCGAGGAGATGACGGAGGGGCAGTTCCTGTACGAGCTGGCCGACCGCACAGGCGTACGGCTGCTGATCGACGTCGCGAACCTCCACACCAACCACGTCAACCGCGGCGAGGACCCCGCCGAGGCCCTCGCCGACCTCCCCCTGGAGGCCATCGCCTACGTCCACGTGGCGGGCGGCTTCGAACGCGACGGCGTCTGGCACGACAGCCACGCCCACCCCGTCCCCCGCCCGGTCCTCGACATCCTCACCGACCTCGCCTCCCGCGTCTCCCCGCCGGGGGTCCTGCTGGAACGGGACGAGAACTTCCCCGAGCCGAGCGAGCTGGAGGGGGAACTGACGGCGATCCGGGGCGCCCTGGAGAAGGGGCGCGAGCAGGCCGGGGGGAGCTCGGAGGAGAGCGGCGGGGAGTCGGTGACAGTCGCCGCGGGGCGGGCCACGAAGACAGGCCCCGACACCGCTGCCGACACCCCCCTCGACACGGCTGCCGCCGTCTCCGCCACCGCCCCCGCCCGTCAGCGCCTCGCCCTCGCCCAGACCGCTCTGCTCTCCGCGCTCGTCGCCGGGACGCCGGTGCCCGAGGGGTTCGACCGGGTGCGGGTCGGGGTGCAGGCGCGGGCGCTCGCCGGGAAGCGGGCGGACGTCGTGGCGAAGGTCGCGCCCGAGCTGCCGGTGATTCTCGGGGCGGGGTACCGCGCGGCGTTCCTCGGGTACGCCCACGGGCACCCGATGGGCGCCGGCTACCGGCGGGACGCGCTGGACTTCGCCGGGTACCTCCTCGACTCCGGCCTGCCGGAGGACCCGCACGCCCGGGCCGGGCTGCGGGAGTGGTGGCTGGAGCGGTCGGGCACGCGGCCGCGGTCCCACCGGCCCACCGTACGGCTGGCACGGGCGACGCGGCGGGTGCTGCTGCGACGGTGA